The Candidatus Omnitrophota bacterium genome contains the following window.
AAATCCTCCGGCGTTTTTATCCTGTTTAATTCCAGAAGGCCGTAAATTGAACAATCCATTTTATTACAATAAGGGCAGTTTAACGATGGAAGCAGCCGAGATTGACAAACTTCTTATTCTAGAAATGCTTAATAGCGGGAGTAAGGTAATTGCCGGGAATTATTATCCGACTGTTGTCCGTATAGCTAGTACCCTTAAATTTAAAAATTTTAACTTTGTTAAATTTTATCATCCTGAACATTTTCCGTATCTCATGATGTTAGGGCATAATAGCCCGCTTGGGAACCAAATTGTCGCTAAACAGATGTTTGATCTTATCGCTGGAGAAAAAACCAGCCAGTTTGGTGTGATTGATACTGTTGATATTGATAAAGATATGCTGGCAAAGGCTCAAATTGAACAAAGAAAGTTATCTGAATACGCTGATATGAAAATTGAACTAAATGGGTCCGAATGGGGTTCTTTTGTCAAAACACGCAGCAATTACTCTCAGAAAAACGAACAGCCTAATATTAAGGAAAGCACGATTGAATCATTTTTGGCTATTAAGCGTAAAAGCAGTAGCATCCTTGATGCTGTTTTTGTTCCCTTGGGCTTCAAATTAGCAGAAAATTCATCTTTAAAGATCTATATTAATTCTAAGAATCAGAAAAAAAACCTTTATATAGGTAACGTTAGATTATTGAATCCGGGTTTGGGAATTGGGGTGGTTGATCTGGAAGGGATAAGGATTACCAAGCGAAGCATAATTCAGTGCGAGTGTACAGAAAGATTATTAAGGAATGCTTCCGAAGTTAGCATACTTTTAAATGATAAAGAGATATTGCGAGGAGTAAGGAAGAATCAGGAAAATAATTTAGTAGAGCTATGGCCAGTTAGAAATAATCTTATAGTTATTCAGCCAAAGCCCGATAGCCTTATTGATGTGGAAGGGTTAGAGGGGGAAGGCGTTATTTACTTATCGCTTTATACTAAAGATGGTAAAAAACAGGAAATACCTTTTGCCAGATGGATTAAAAATCAGAAGATCGTATCTTTCTGTGATAAGTAATTCTCTAG
Protein-coding sequences here:
- a CDS encoding SGNH/GDSL hydrolase family protein, with product MRKLTYVSLYLIYLLLAIVLVDYFLYRIYLHKLNKDAPCVSLLSAIKNVDGLTKSRLGFISTDKKSSFVNFNEKKERGIIRIGCFGDSFTHGDEVGSDQDYPSILQDIFIKAGKNNVEVINFGTQWYGFSQSFMMWKYVGIKYGLDYILLGPGMFDDIERETSFNHTMNTKAQNIYYQHARFVLENGNIRLVDVYGGNCKERMENYFRFFPLIRYLRFDINPPAFLSCLIPEGRKLNNPFYYNKGSLTMEAAEIDKLLILEMLNSGSKVIAGNYYPTVVRIASTLKFKNFNFVKFYHPEHFPYLMMLGHNSPLGNQIVAKQMFDLIAGEKTSQFGVIDTVDIDKDMLAKAQIEQRKLSEYADMKIELNGSEWGSFVKTRSNYSQKNEQPNIKESTIESFLAIKRKSSSILDAVFVPLGFKLAENSSLKIYINSKNQKKNLYIGNVRLLNPGLGIGVVDLEGIRITKRSIIQCECTERLLRNASEVSILLNDKEILRGVRKNQENNLVELWPVRNNLIVIQPKPDSLIDVEGLEGEGVIYLSLYTKDGKKQEIPFARWIKNQKIVSFCDK